One genomic region from Haloprofundus salinisoli encodes:
- a CDS encoding 6-pyruvoyl trahydropterin synthase family protein, which produces MTRSVLGDDSETLASRAGERVLHIGRDRPIRISAGHRLMHHDGKCSRPHGHNYEISVRLVGDLTEEGWVVDKGEVTAVIDEWDHMFLLEDGDPLVEAFADVGDGDATVVLDAPPTAEVMSVLLEEKLTAALPDTVRDIAVEVSETSELCGGTVRETNRGSSQAERSDGGHL; this is translated from the coding sequence ATGACTCGGAGCGTACTCGGAGACGATTCGGAGACTCTCGCCTCGCGGGCAGGCGAGCGAGTCCTCCACATCGGCCGCGACCGGCCCATTCGCATCAGCGCGGGCCACCGTCTCATGCACCACGACGGCAAGTGTAGCCGCCCGCACGGCCACAACTACGAGATTTCGGTCCGGCTCGTCGGCGACCTCACCGAGGAGGGGTGGGTCGTCGACAAGGGCGAGGTCACGGCGGTTATCGACGAGTGGGACCACATGTTCCTGCTCGAAGACGGTGACCCGCTGGTCGAGGCGTTCGCCGACGTCGGGGACGGCGACGCCACCGTCGTCCTCGACGCGCCGCCGACAGCCGAGGTGATGAGCGTCCTCTTAGAGGAGAAACTCACCGCGGCACTCCCAGACACCGTACGCGACATCGCCGTCGAAGTGAGCGAGACGAGCGAACTCTGTGGCGGTACGGTGCGGGAAACGAACCGAGGCTCGTCGCAAGCAGAGCGAAGCGACGGTGGCCACCTCTGA
- a CDS encoding 7-carboxy-7-deazaguanine synthase QueE has protein sequence MPVTSNVDDREQEDESADRPDSDALPINELFVSLQGEGKLAGVPSVFVRTSGCNLRCWFCDSYHTSWEPTHAWMSLDEILAEIESFDADHVVLTGGEPLIHDASSVLLRELADRGYHTTVETNGTLIPDAPVDLASISPKLESSTPTPERDPKGDGERAEHHEKRRIDLDALATLVDRYSFQLKFVVTGPDDMAEIDSLVADVRQAANTPVYDDDVLLMPEGQTREQLDGTRGVVADLALEHGYRYTPRIHVDLWNDAPEK, from the coding sequence ATGCCCGTCACCTCGAACGTCGACGACCGCGAACAGGAGGACGAATCCGCCGACCGACCCGACAGCGACGCGCTTCCCATCAACGAACTGTTCGTCTCGTTGCAGGGCGAAGGGAAACTCGCGGGCGTGCCGAGCGTCTTCGTCCGGACCAGCGGCTGTAACCTCCGCTGTTGGTTCTGCGACTCCTATCACACCTCGTGGGAACCGACGCACGCGTGGATGAGCCTCGACGAAATTCTTGCCGAAATCGAGTCGTTCGACGCCGACCACGTCGTCTTAACGGGCGGCGAGCCCCTGATTCACGACGCCTCGTCGGTACTCCTGCGCGAACTCGCCGACCGCGGTTACCACACGACCGTCGAGACCAACGGGACCCTCATTCCCGACGCGCCGGTCGATTTGGCGAGCATCAGCCCCAAACTCGAAAGCAGCACGCCGACGCCCGAACGAGACCCGAAAGGCGACGGCGAGCGGGCGGAGCATCACGAAAAGCGCCGTATCGACCTCGACGCGTTGGCGACGCTCGTCGACCGCTACAGCTTCCAGTTGAAGTTCGTCGTCACCGGCCCCGACGACATGGCCGAAATCGATTCGCTCGTTGCCGACGTCCGCCAGGCGGCGAACACGCCGGTCTACGACGACGACGTGCTGCTGATGCCCGAAGGGCAGACCCGCGAACAGTTAGACGGTACGCGCGGCGTCGTCGCCGACCTCGCGCTCGAACACGGCTACCGCTACACGCCGCGCATCCACGTCGACTTGTGGAACGACGCCCCCGAGAAATGA
- the queC gene encoding 7-cyano-7-deazaguanine synthase QueC, protein MTTDNSDNPDNTDSPHSTATDDRSEGDTSGKRAVVLVSGGMDSATTAYEAKERGYDLYFLHTSYGQKTERKEYDCATRLAEEMDARDFLHIETDHLKRIGASSLTDDAMAVADADTESEAIPDTYVPFRNANLLSMAVSYAEANDCDAVFVGAHSEDYAGYPDCRPAFFEAFEAMVDVGTKPETEISVEVPFVNDSKTDVAERGVELGVPFEHTWSCYRAEEPACGTCDSCAYRLEAFQNVGVRDPIEYAERPQYTD, encoded by the coding sequence ATGACCACAGACAACTCCGACAACCCCGACAACACCGACAGCCCCCATTCGACCGCCACCGACGACCGCTCCGAGGGCGACACGAGCGGCAAACGCGCCGTCGTACTCGTCTCCGGTGGGATGGACAGCGCGACGACCGCTTACGAGGCGAAGGAACGCGGCTACGACCTCTACTTCCTACACACCTCCTACGGGCAGAAGACCGAGCGCAAGGAGTACGACTGCGCGACCAGACTCGCCGAGGAGATGGACGCCCGCGACTTCCTCCACATCGAGACCGACCACCTGAAGCGCATCGGCGCGTCGAGTCTCACCGACGACGCGATGGCCGTCGCCGACGCCGACACCGAGAGCGAGGCGATCCCCGACACCTACGTCCCGTTCCGCAACGCGAACCTGCTGTCGATGGCCGTCTCCTACGCGGAAGCCAACGACTGCGACGCCGTCTTCGTCGGCGCGCACTCCGAGGACTACGCGGGCTATCCCGACTGCCGCCCGGCGTTCTTCGAGGCGTTCGAGGCGATGGTCGACGTGGGAACGAAACCCGAGACGGAGATCTCGGTCGAAGTGCCCTTCGTGAACGACTCGAAAACAGACGTCGCCGAACGCGGCGTCGAACTCGGCGTCCCGTTCGAGCACACGTGGAGCTGCTACCGCGCGGAGGAACCCGCCTGCGGCACCTGTGACTCCTGTGCGTATCGGCTCGAAGCGTTCCAGAACGTCGGCGTCCGCGACCCCATCGAGTACGCCGAGCGACCGCAGTACACCGACTGA
- a CDS encoding DMT family transporter → MRSAPGARVSPLAGLAVAILAVSTSAILVTWSAAPSLVKAFYRVLFTLALVAPVAFTRNRRDFARLGSRDLFVAGVAGAALALHFASWFESLNWTSVAASVTLVQAQPLFVALGAWALLDERVTGRTLVGIAIALVGMVVMSLGDFLTGAAVVGADPLYGNALAVVGAVTAAGYVLAGRSIRQRVALFPYVTVVYGVCAAVLLALTVARGHSLSAYPVREWLLFAAMALGPGLFGHTVINWALAHLESSVVSVSLLGEPVGSTLLALVLLSQVPTPATLAGGTVVLGGIYVTASARRAGSPGDEASVADD, encoded by the coding sequence GTGCGTTCCGCTCCCGGGGCCCGCGTCTCGCCGCTGGCCGGACTCGCTGTCGCTATTCTGGCAGTGAGCACGAGCGCCATCCTCGTCACGTGGAGCGCCGCGCCGAGTCTCGTCAAGGCGTTCTACCGCGTACTGTTCACGCTCGCACTGGTCGCTCCCGTCGCTTTCACCCGAAACCGCCGCGACTTCGCCCGACTGGGTTCACGGGACCTGTTCGTCGCGGGCGTCGCGGGCGCGGCGTTGGCGTTACACTTCGCCTCGTGGTTCGAGAGCCTCAACTGGACCTCCGTCGCCGCGAGCGTGACGCTCGTGCAGGCGCAACCGCTGTTCGTCGCGCTCGGCGCGTGGGCGCTGTTGGACGAACGCGTCACCGGTCGGACGCTCGTCGGCATCGCAATCGCGCTCGTCGGGATGGTCGTCATGTCGCTCGGCGACTTTCTGACCGGCGCGGCCGTCGTCGGGGCAGACCCCCTCTACGGTAACGCGCTCGCCGTCGTCGGGGCGGTGACCGCCGCAGGCTACGTGCTCGCCGGCCGCTCGATACGACAGCGCGTCGCGCTGTTTCCGTACGTGACGGTCGTCTACGGCGTCTGTGCCGCCGTTCTGCTCGCGTTGACCGTCGCTCGCGGCCACTCTCTCTCGGCGTACCCCGTCCGCGAGTGGCTGCTGTTCGCGGCGATGGCGCTCGGACCGGGTCTGTTCGGTCACACCGTCATCAACTGGGCGCTCGCGCATCTGGAATCCAGCGTCGTCAGCGTCTCGCTGCTCGGCGAACCCGTCGGCAGCACGCTGCTGGCGCTCGTGCTCCTCTCGCAAGTGCCGACTCCCGCGACGCTCGCCGGCGGAACCGTCGTTCTGGGCGGTATCTACGTGACAGCTTCCGCTCGACGCGCCGGCTCGCCCGGCGACGAAGCGAGCGTCGCCGACGACTGA
- a CDS encoding VOC family protein, protein MDVSVVDVDHVAIRVTDLDRALSFYRDLLGMEVRDRKRFEADEVPYVAVVAGGRHIHLVPTDDEIDVDGEHICLLLRSNEMETEEELESLLSELREEGVEIEEGEPYKRYGAYGRDWAAYVRDPDGRRVELKLH, encoded by the coding sequence ATGGACGTTTCCGTCGTCGACGTCGACCACGTCGCCATCCGCGTCACGGACCTCGACCGCGCGCTCTCGTTTTACCGCGACCTGCTGGGGATGGAGGTGCGAGACCGCAAACGGTTCGAAGCCGACGAAGTACCGTACGTCGCCGTCGTCGCCGGCGGGCGACACATCCACCTCGTGCCGACCGACGACGAGATCGACGTGGACGGCGAACACATCTGCCTCTTGCTGCGTTCGAACGAGATGGAGACCGAGGAGGAGCTCGAATCGCTGCTCTCGGAGCTCCGAGAGGAAGGCGTCGAAATCGAAGAGGGCGAACCGTACAAGCGGTACGGCGCGTACGGCCGCGACTGGGCGGCGTACGTCCGCGACCCGGACGGGCGACGCGTCGAACTGAAACTGCACTGA
- a CDS encoding SRPBCC family protein, whose translation MAVYKRRVRVAAPLDEVWEFHSRIEGLKALTPGWMGLTAEGVRGPDGEENPDVLDTGTEIRMAMQPLGVAPKQRWRSVIVEREEEDGSPWFRDEMVGGPFPKWVHTHEFYGDRDETVVSDTVEYELPGGELGRRASPLGGIGFEPMFRYRHKKAKELLE comes from the coding sequence ATGGCCGTCTACAAGCGACGAGTTCGCGTCGCCGCACCGCTGGATGAAGTGTGGGAGTTTCACTCCCGAATCGAGGGACTGAAAGCGCTGACCCCCGGGTGGATGGGCCTCACCGCCGAAGGCGTTCGCGGCCCGGACGGCGAGGAGAACCCCGACGTGCTCGACACTGGGACGGAGATTCGGATGGCGATGCAACCGCTCGGCGTCGCGCCGAAACAGCGGTGGCGCTCCGTCATCGTCGAACGCGAAGAGGAAGACGGCTCGCCCTGGTTCCGCGACGAGATGGTCGGCGGGCCGTTTCCGAAGTGGGTCCACACCCACGAGTTCTACGGTGACAGGGACGAAACGGTGGTGTCGGACACCGTCGAGTACGAACTCCCGGGCGGCGAACTCGGGCGGAGAGCGAGTCCGCTCGGCGGAATCGGCTTCGAGCCGATGTTCCGGTACCGACACAAGAAGGCAAAGGAGCTGCTGGAGTAG
- a CDS encoding glycoside hydrolase family 15 protein — translation MRLRTALNDYKRNRGARFPEECPTTDGAFSAHGDRLVYVDPRGRLRDYSSSLSGLYGIDRSRFGIETDDGTRWFDELETVRQHYYRETNVVETEYDAGAYTVHQYDLTLGRAHVTHVELRGAIPADAHLTAFLTFAPEGRETRVGRLIHETAGPNGTKAVEVFHRTEHDYVTASTGLTDVRGQIPERFEEMLSDDSFEFPREAVLNRYEDTHLSGDIVVSAPFEREGRAIRTTFVTQLSDHDELTREQALTDLRDCALSHATADDLREAGRTRAEVYVPDGAPNARVVRSDLRALSLLTAPTGAHIAGPEFDPFYAHSGGYGYTWFRDDAEVAANLLESDELLDLDMDDQLQRSVSFLCDTQQDDGSWPHRVWAVDGSLAPGWAHGRVEGGDSDEYQADQTASVTAYLATYLRKRGERLSAAERREVRETVDRAVTAMDETLADDGLPIRCQNAWENMTGRFTHTAATVLEAYAAVARAPVEDDLRDHAERQACAVAEGLDALWLEDHGHYALRLDGDHLDDRLDSSTLALVDAFDEYGHLEELGETELDRLRGHVGATLDGLYRDPDDTPVAGLVRFEDDTWRRGEQEPSKVWSVSTAWGANAAVTLASLLARFGFDGEAFLARAETLYELLLPEGPFATEAGYLAEQIFDDGTFDSATPLGWSHSLRLVTTALLREVDALPMGTPAPSGPEEWPRWTTGEKYGVGTVADHGDADPSRVWFTLTEGALTEVRFPRVDLMNLRTLDFLVVDADEESEYTARTYNETRRDDAAETIERRAEIVEEDALVFRHTIAEGGDGRGHEWKLVVEYAADPEHDALLVDVSFEALDENEYQLFAVADTSLTNTGTMDRGMRLGKPGSYHLVARDAGAYDVGDPLLTDEEGEPYSVALALAAAHRFEWATVGVAGSEYLRGLFSGGEQPESHSRVDDENIVLVGRVGVGRDLEETLALGFGENADTAAALGEAAGALTRGYETVRSAYVDSWERFLEPKELPNCVADDDELRAQYKSCLMGLRAVEDKTFLGAGIASPSVPWGEEVSAEEAKGYGYNFVWARDLYQVFTVFEAVGDLKTAEDALSYIYNYQQDDHGFIPQNSYLDGRTRWGGEQIDNISFPQVMAYQLREDGLDFEETDYDYVNVKRSADYVARNGPATAQERWEEEAGYSPSSIAAEIGGLVCAASIALDEGRTDDALVWLALADDWTENVERWTATETGSELHTHTPYYVRVTRDGDPEAGHLRTLANDGPTLDEREIIDGGFLELTRLGIKPWDDEVIRNSLVEVDETIRVDTPYGPAFYRYNGDGYGEQGGDEEGAPWSIETKGQGRLWPIFTGERGEYELLAGTEDGPLAPENLLRTMAAFANSGRMLAEQVWDRDQETKYNWEFGEGTGSATPLAWSMAQFVRLAHGIDAGKPVEMPAVVAERYLETERPEGPSLRVGTDFRGDTLHVSGETDAAVVAVRTGEGTALVEPEDGRYEATIDISHGENQIIVAAATDADLTVAGTTVKRFTL, via the coding sequence ATGAGACTCCGAACCGCGTTGAACGATTACAAGAGAAATCGTGGCGCGCGTTTTCCGGAGGAGTGTCCGACCACTGACGGGGCCTTTTCGGCGCACGGCGACCGACTCGTCTACGTCGACCCCCGCGGACGCCTCCGGGACTATTCGTCTTCGCTCTCCGGGCTCTACGGCATCGACCGGTCACGGTTCGGCATCGAAACCGACGACGGCACCCGCTGGTTCGACGAACTCGAGACCGTCCGACAGCACTACTACCGCGAGACGAACGTCGTCGAAACCGAGTACGACGCCGGGGCGTACACAGTCCACCAGTACGACCTCACGCTGGGCCGGGCACACGTCACGCACGTCGAACTCCGCGGCGCGATTCCCGCGGACGCGCACCTGACGGCGTTTCTCACGTTCGCACCCGAGGGCAGAGAAACGCGCGTCGGCCGACTCATCCACGAGACGGCGGGGCCGAACGGGACGAAAGCCGTCGAGGTGTTCCACCGGACCGAGCACGACTACGTCACCGCCTCGACGGGGCTGACCGACGTCCGCGGGCAGATTCCCGAACGGTTCGAGGAGATGCTCTCCGACGACTCCTTCGAGTTCCCCCGCGAGGCGGTGTTGAACAGATACGAGGACACCCACCTCAGCGGCGACATCGTCGTCTCCGCGCCGTTCGAGCGCGAGGGGCGCGCCATCCGGACGACGTTCGTCACACAGCTGTCGGACCACGACGAGTTGACCCGCGAGCAGGCGCTGACGGACCTCCGCGACTGTGCGCTCTCGCACGCGACAGCCGACGACCTCCGAGAGGCGGGGCGGACGCGCGCCGAGGTGTACGTCCCCGACGGCGCGCCGAACGCCCGCGTCGTCCGCTCGGACCTCCGGGCGCTGTCGCTTCTCACCGCGCCGACGGGCGCGCACATCGCCGGCCCCGAGTTCGACCCCTTCTACGCGCACTCGGGCGGCTACGGCTACACGTGGTTCCGCGACGACGCCGAAGTCGCCGCGAACCTGCTCGAGAGCGACGAACTGCTGGACCTCGATATGGACGACCAACTCCAGCGGAGCGTCAGCTTCCTCTGCGACACCCAGCAGGACGACGGGTCGTGGCCGCACCGCGTCTGGGCCGTCGACGGGTCGCTCGCGCCGGGGTGGGCGCACGGCCGCGTCGAGGGCGGCGACAGCGACGAGTACCAGGCCGACCAGACCGCGAGCGTCACGGCGTACCTCGCCACGTACCTTCGCAAGCGCGGTGAGCGACTGAGTGCGGCCGAGCGGCGGGAGGTGCGCGAGACCGTCGACCGCGCGGTGACCGCGATGGACGAGACGCTCGCCGATGACGGCCTCCCGATCCGCTGTCAGAACGCGTGGGAGAACATGACCGGGCGGTTCACGCACACGGCCGCGACGGTCCTCGAAGCGTACGCCGCCGTCGCACGCGCACCTGTCGAGGACGACCTACGCGACCACGCCGAGAGACAGGCCTGTGCGGTCGCGGAGGGTCTCGACGCCCTCTGGTTGGAGGACCACGGCCACTACGCGCTTCGCCTCGACGGCGACCACCTCGACGACCGACTCGACTCCAGCACGCTCGCGCTCGTCGACGCCTTCGACGAGTACGGCCACCTCGAAGAACTGGGCGAGACGGAGCTCGACCGACTGCGCGGCCACGTCGGCGCGACGCTCGACGGTCTCTACCGCGACCCCGACGACACGCCCGTCGCCGGCCTCGTCCGCTTCGAGGACGACACGTGGCGACGCGGCGAGCAGGAACCCTCGAAAGTGTGGTCGGTGTCGACGGCGTGGGGAGCCAACGCCGCGGTCACTCTCGCGTCGCTGCTCGCGCGGTTCGGCTTCGACGGCGAGGCGTTCCTCGCCCGCGCGGAGACGCTGTACGAACTCCTATTGCCGGAGGGGCCGTTCGCCACCGAGGCCGGCTATCTCGCCGAACAGATATTCGACGACGGCACGTTCGACAGCGCCACCCCGCTGGGATGGTCGCACTCGCTCCGACTCGTGACGACGGCGTTGCTGCGCGAAGTCGATGCGCTCCCGATGGGCACGCCCGCGCCATCGGGCCCGGAGGAGTGGCCGCGGTGGACCACCGGCGAGAAGTACGGCGTCGGCACCGTCGCCGATCACGGCGACGCGGACCCCTCGCGGGTCTGGTTCACGCTCACCGAGGGCGCGCTGACGGAGGTTCGCTTCCCCCGGGTCGACCTGATGAACCTGCGGACGCTGGACTTCCTCGTCGTCGACGCCGACGAGGAGTCGGAGTACACGGCCAGAACGTACAACGAAACGCGCCGCGACGACGCGGCCGAGACGATAGAGCGGCGGGCCGAAATCGTCGAGGAGGACGCGCTGGTGTTCCGACACACCATCGCCGAGGGGGGTGACGGCCGTGGTCACGAGTGGAAACTCGTCGTCGAGTACGCCGCCGACCCCGAACACGACGCGCTACTCGTCGACGTCAGCTTCGAGGCGCTCGACGAGAACGAGTACCAGCTGTTCGCCGTCGCGGACACTTCGCTGACGAACACCGGGACGATGGACCGCGGGATGCGCCTCGGCAAGCCCGGCAGCTACCACCTCGTCGCCCGCGACGCCGGCGCGTACGACGTCGGCGACCCGCTTCTGACCGACGAGGAGGGCGAACCGTACAGCGTCGCGCTCGCGCTCGCGGCGGCGCACCGCTTCGAGTGGGCCACCGTCGGCGTCGCCGGCTCCGAGTACCTTCGCGGGCTGTTTTCGGGCGGCGAACAGCCCGAATCGCACTCGCGGGTCGACGACGAGAACATCGTCCTGGTGGGGCGGGTCGGCGTCGGCCGCGACCTCGAAGAGACGCTCGCGCTCGGCTTCGGCGAGAACGCCGACACCGCGGCGGCGCTCGGCGAGGCCGCGGGGGCGCTGACCCGCGGTTACGAGACGGTCCGGTCGGCGTACGTCGACTCGTGGGAGAGGTTCCTGGAACCGAAGGAGTTGCCGAACTGCGTCGCCGACGACGACGAACTCAGAGCGCAGTACAAGAGCTGTCTGATGGGACTTCGCGCCGTCGAGGACAAGACGTTCCTGGGCGCGGGCATCGCCTCGCCCTCCGTCCCGTGGGGAGAGGAGGTCAGCGCCGAGGAGGCGAAGGGGTACGGCTACAACTTCGTCTGGGCGCGCGACCTCTACCAGGTGTTCACCGTCTTCGAGGCGGTCGGCGACCTCAAAACCGCCGAGGACGCGCTCTCGTACATCTACAACTACCAGCAGGACGACCACGGCTTCATCCCACAGAACTCCTATCTCGACGGCCGCACCCGCTGGGGCGGCGAGCAGATTGACAACATCTCCTTCCCGCAGGTGATGGCGTATCAACTTCGGGAGGACGGTCTCGACTTCGAAGAGACCGATTACGACTACGTCAACGTCAAACGCTCGGCGGACTACGTCGCCCGAAACGGCCCCGCGACGGCCCAAGAGCGCTGGGAGGAGGAGGCGGGGTACTCTCCCTCCTCCATCGCGGCCGAGATCGGCGGCCTCGTCTGCGCGGCGTCGATCGCACTCGACGAGGGGCGGACCGACGACGCGCTCGTCTGGTTGGCGCTGGCCGACGACTGGACCGAAAACGTCGAGAGGTGGACCGCCACCGAGACGGGGTCCGAGTTACACACCCACACGCCGTACTACGTCAGGGTGACGCGCGACGGCGACCCCGAGGCGGGCCACCTGCGGACGCTGGCGAACGACGGCCCGACACTCGACGAGCGCGAAATCATCGACGGGGGCTTTCTCGAACTCACGCGATTGGGCATCAAGCCGTGGGACGACGAGGTGATTCGCAACTCGCTGGTCGAAGTCGACGAGACCATCCGCGTCGACACGCCGTACGGGCCGGCGTTCTACCGGTACAACGGCGACGGCTACGGCGAGCAGGGCGGCGACGAGGAGGGTGCGCCGTGGTCTATCGAGACCAAAGGTCAGGGACGACTGTGGCCCATCTTCACCGGCGAGCGCGGCGAGTACGAACTGCTCGCCGGCACCGAGGACGGTCCGCTCGCCCCCGAGAACCTGCTGCGGACGATGGCGGCGTTCGCCAACAGCGGGCGGATGCTCGCCGAGCAGGTGTGGGACCGCGACCAGGAGACCAAGTACAACTGGGAGTTCGGCGAGGGCACCGGGTCTGCGACGCCGCTGGCGTGGAGCATGGCGCAGTTCGTCCGCCTCGCCCACGGCATCGACGCCGGAAAGCCCGTCGAGATGCCGGCCGTCGTCGCCGAACGCTATCTCGAAACCGAACGGCCCGAGGGGCCGTCGCTCCGCGTCGGCACGGACTTCCGCGGCGACACCCTCCACGTCAGCGGCGAGACCGACGCCGCAGTCGTCGCGGTCCGGACCGGCGAGGGGACGGCGCTCGTCGAACCCGAAGACGGCCGCTACGAGGCGACAATCGACATCTCCCACGGCGAAAACCAGATAATCGTCGCCGCCGCGACCGACGCGGACCTCACGGTTGCGGGGACGACGGTGAAGCGGTTCACGCTCTGA
- the malA gene encoding alpha-amylase MalA, giving the protein MHHPGPPRFTATGQTLELAPTDPDPEATYRWRVETAPLTSQASLGDDPVEFFTPDVPGTYVVELDAPDGTHNLTLRAFPGELAPAGTVDGVSGMSGFASGSTRPAGKSGGVSGSGSGAGSGGSAGGGRPRIQLHGAVDGDEVVVRADPQPNPQSDQPRDSLDVEFLVDDRDDLGGRDVTRDGWELRVPVSKLPKLARVHAVAVGESYSVPDSVAIERDEITSSGRVDAEGHSAAGADVDVSIVRLNDPPAWSTEVTLYEIYVRGFASDDEESENTFEALTKRLDYLDDLGVDCLWLTPVLQNDDAPHGYNITDFFSIAEDLGTREEYERFVDAAHDRGMKVLFDLVLNHSARQHPFFEDAYENPDSEHYDWYEWQENGEPGTYFGWEKIANFDFRNLEVRRHLLDAADTWAEIADGFRCDMAWAVSRPFWTELHERLKTRDPEFLLLDETIPYIADFHDLAFDMHFDTTLYFTLRQVGRGTEPAEAILDAVEQRTEVGFPDHASFMLYLENHDETRYIVECGNPEAYAAGAALFTLPGVPMLYGGQELGQMGQRDALAWDHANEALREYYESLIDTRNETDALRYDGAFSRIDYESESDRVVAFAREATVDSDSSQRALTRSARENGQQYVVALNFGESPAPVELGPSVENRDIVSGEALDADERGLYVDHVAVLPVNG; this is encoded by the coding sequence ATGCATCATCCAGGCCCGCCGAGATTCACCGCGACCGGGCAGACGCTCGAACTCGCACCGACCGACCCGGACCCCGAGGCGACGTACCGCTGGCGCGTCGAGACCGCGCCGCTCACCAGTCAGGCGTCGCTCGGCGACGACCCCGTCGAGTTCTTCACGCCCGACGTGCCCGGGACGTACGTCGTCGAACTCGACGCGCCCGACGGCACCCACAATCTGACCCTCCGCGCGTTTCCCGGCGAACTCGCCCCCGCGGGGACCGTCGACGGCGTCAGCGGGATGAGCGGCTTCGCCAGCGGGTCGACCCGACCGGCCGGCAAGAGCGGCGGCGTCAGCGGCTCAGGGTCCGGCGCTGGCTCCGGCGGCTCCGCCGGCGGCGGACGGCCCCGAATCCAACTCCACGGAGCCGTCGACGGTGACGAGGTCGTCGTCCGCGCCGACCCGCAACCGAACCCGCAGAGCGACCAACCGCGCGACTCGCTCGACGTCGAGTTCCTCGTCGACGACCGCGACGACCTCGGCGGGCGCGACGTGACGAGAGACGGTTGGGAACTCCGCGTTCCCGTCTCGAAACTGCCGAAACTCGCCCGCGTCCACGCCGTCGCCGTCGGCGAGTCCTACAGCGTCCCCGACTCCGTCGCCATCGAGCGCGATGAAATCACGTCCTCGGGCCGCGTCGATGCCGAGGGCCACTCGGCGGCCGGTGCCGACGTAGACGTCTCCATCGTCCGCCTGAACGACCCGCCGGCGTGGTCGACCGAGGTGACGCTGTACGAGATTTACGTCCGCGGCTTCGCGTCGGACGACGAGGAGAGCGAGAACACGTTCGAGGCGCTGACGAAGCGACTCGACTACCTCGACGACCTCGGCGTCGACTGCCTCTGGCTCACGCCCGTCCTCCAGAACGACGACGCCCCGCACGGCTACAACATCACGGACTTCTTCTCTATCGCCGAGGACCTCGGCACCCGGGAGGAGTACGAGCGGTTCGTCGACGCCGCCCACGACCGCGGGATGAAGGTGCTGTTCGACCTCGTACTCAACCACTCGGCGCGCCAACACCCGTTCTTCGAGGACGCGTACGAGAACCCCGATTCCGAACACTACGACTGGTACGAGTGGCAGGAGAACGGTGAACCGGGCACCTACTTCGGCTGGGAGAAGATCGCCAACTTCGACTTCCGGAACCTCGAAGTTCGAAGACACCTGCTCGACGCGGCCGACACGTGGGCCGAAATCGCCGACGGCTTCCGCTGCGACATGGCGTGGGCCGTCTCGCGGCCGTTCTGGACCGAGCTCCACGAACGGCTCAAGACGCGCGACCCCGAGTTTCTGCTGCTCGACGAGACGATTCCGTACATCGCGGATTTCCACGACCTGGCGTTCGACATGCACTTCGACACGACGCTGTACTTCACGCTCCGACAGGTCGGCCGCGGCACCGAACCCGCCGAGGCCATCCTCGACGCCGTCGAACAGCGCACGGAGGTCGGCTTCCCCGACCACGCGTCGTTCATGCTCTATCTCGAAAATCACGACGAGACCCGATATATCGTCGAGTGCGGCAACCCCGAGGCGTACGCCGCGGGTGCGGCGTTGTTCACGCTCCCGGGCGTCCCGATGCTCTACGGCGGACAGGAACTCGGCCAGATGGGTCAGCGCGACGCGCTGGCGTGGGACCACGCGAACGAGGCACTCAGAGAGTACTACGAATCGCTCATCGATACCCGCAACGAGACGGACGCGCTCCGCTACGACGGCGCGTTCAGCCGTATCGACTACGAGAGCGAGTCGGACCGCGTCGTCGCGTTCGCCCGCGAAGCCACCGTCGATTCGGACTCCTCGCAACGAGCCCTCACTCGCTCCGCTCGCGAGAACGGGCAACAGTACGTCGTCGCGCTGAACTTCGGCGAATCGCCTGCGCCGGTCGAGCTCGGTCCCTCGGTCGAGAACCGCGATATCGTCTCCGGCGAGGCGCTCGACGCCGACGAGCGCGGCCTCTACGTCGACCACGTCGCGGTCCTCCCCGTGAATGGGTGA